One Bombus affinis isolate iyBomAffi1 chromosome 18, iyBomAffi1.2, whole genome shotgun sequence genomic window, TCATATGTACAATGAGCTAACcgagttccagatgggactcacgtaagcggggatCACAGGGCACCCGAAAACCCTGAACTGTCCTcgacggtcccatccttggcatcaggatcgtgggtgcgctactacccaaggccccgtGGAGAGAGTGTGGCCGCCTGACTCCTCcggcgaccttccctgcggtgtACACAGGGACTCacgaacgtgggtttgccaacccccataggctcgcaaaagcgagccctccctgcgggatgATATTCAATACAAGGAAGGACGAACAAATGCAAACGCAGATGCATTTGTTTTGCCGCTAGAGGCATGTCTGCCAattagaaagagaaaaggagattCGCCAGATCGATATCCACATCTAAAAAGATTTCAATTGGATACCTCGATCGAGGACTCTGAAACAACTCGACAACGAAGAGACTTACGGTACTTGCGGAATTAAAAATTTCGTAAACGTGAAACTCAGTTACGAGAGTGAACCATCATAAAGTGATATTCGTCAATATACAGGGCGCTCCAATAGATAAAGGAGCCTTGAAGATGAAGGAATTGGGAAGGCTGCCGCGTTACAAAAGACTAATGTTGGAAAGAGCAAGATTGAATCAAGACTCCGGAAAATACATTGTATCCCTACCCGCAAAGGAAGACCGAAATATTCCTATAACGCCAGAAAATCTACTAAACTCGTTGAGACGTCTGCACTGGCGAAGTAATCACACCACCAGTTGAAATGCGAAATAATGTAATATGAGAAAAACATGAGTCGTCCATAGCAGGTCACAAAGGAGTGAAGAAGACTTATCAGGGAATACGACAGCATTATTATTGGGAAAACAGCAAGAAGGAAATTCAAGAATATGTAAGAACCTGTAGAGAATGCCAGTTAAAACTAAATAGAACGTAACAGCAAGCATCGCATCGAACTTTGAGATTCTATTTAATCACGGTGGGATCGCGAACGAAACTCTGGTTCGCGAAAGAAATCACTAGGAAAGTGTCCAGCGTTCTGCATTACTAAACGAACAGAAAAGAATTTAGTAAAGCTGACGACCTAAAAGTATGGTCTCTCGAAGATCGTTAAGCGAACAGCTGCCTAGGATAGTAGACTGTGAAAATAACAGTAGCAAATTAGAGATTCTTGTTGCATTAAAATAACATCTTTAGTCGCGAATATTGGTCGATTATTTATCGTAAAAATGATCAGCAACTGTATCAATGATATTTTCTTAACTTAGTTCTAATATAATCCATCTGTGTTTGTAACATTTATCTTATTTTCTGATCAAACTTGgagaaattttattcgaagtaaaAATAAACAGTAACAtcttgaaataataaattatgtgtTAATGAATCTTAAGCTTCGTTCATTTTCATTTCAGTTAGcttaattaaatttttgattTTAGTCCCATAATGGTAATCGCAATACTGGacataaaattctaaaaatgtaatatattcataaaaaaatgtttacaagtgttcgaatatttCCGTGAATCCGTGTACTAATAATTATGAAAAGTGAAATTCGCGGAATCTCACAAATTCCAGTCATAATTCAATGTATATCGCAATAAAAGCCTGTGCTCATATTCCTAATAAAATATCCTCGCTACTATAATAAGCCGAGACAAAGGCGGATGATACACGCATGGTGAACGAGTAATTTGAAGTTGCTTAGTTAAAGGGAAACAATTACACGAACTTATCTTCGTAAAGTCGCATCTTAGAATTCCACCGCTAACGAACCGTTATTAAAAACTTAAATAAGCTATTGCTTAAGCAACCCCTTGCTGAAAGGTTTTAGCGTTGGGTTATAACCTGTCGTGTTTTTTAATTCACTAGGATGacacgataaaaaaaaataagaagacGTAGGATAGAGAGGTATTATGTTTTAAAGCGTGTTTGATATTTGATAAAGTATTGtattactgttactattgtATTACAGTGGTAGGTGATTTTCAAAAAGCCATTTCGTGGTGTTTGTAATTCCAGTTTCTGCTCGATATCGTACTCAAAACATTTAAATACTACGGATGTTTTCATTGCTGTAACAGAGATATCGTGAAATGATAATTAAATAACGGAAGATTAAATTTTTAAGCTGCAGTTCTTTTTTAAAGTCGTAAGTGGATATATGAACAAGTCAATATACACATGTTACATAGCAAGTCGATTGTAACCTTTTATTTTGActtatttcttttgtttttcacgCTTTTAAAATTTTCACTTTGATTACGATTCTTATGAAATTGacgtatttttgtaaataacgaGAAGCATAGAATCATCAGAGCATAAAAAAATCAGAGTATACGACCATCTCTGGCATTTGTTTGAatctataacatttaaactgtatGTAATAATTTGCGGATATAATTTATAAGTACATATAGAGTTTAGCGTATATTTAGTGGCGAGTGTTTATACTGGAGTATCGGTAGCAGGTGAGAAGCAATTCGATGCAATGTACAAGTAAACCAGTAGAATGCATGATACTACGTGAAAATTTTGTTGCGTGTGGCAAGCATGCATGTTGTACACGTGAGATTTATAAGAAGAAGCGAGAGAATTTTGTGTAAATAGTTGAAGAAAGGTCATTTGAGAGTCGAAGGAGAAGTTAAGAGAATTTTGAGAGAATTGAGACCATTATTCTGAGACGCAGCATCGGTCTTTTTATTACTAtgtaaattcgaccaatcgcggggagacgcaatcgcgaagaaacacgtcaacgggagtcgtaaattcttaAAGACATTAGCTGTCTTTAATGCACTATATTTTGTCTGTTTAGATTCGTACAACCTGAGTAACTCTTCATAGGAATGTTCTACCGATACACCACCAGTAGCATATTTAGATATTATAGCTATCTTTCTCTTATTAGGCATTTCCCCCTTGTTCAAACATTGCTTAAATACCTTAATAATTATACTTTTCTTTAGGCCTTTATCCTTTACATTTCTAGTTGCAGCTATAGGAGCACAGACAGCTATATCGATATCTCCATGTTGAAGACAATGCCCTCTACTTTGTGTGCTTTGGCTTATACTAACTAGCACATTTACCTCCATATCACCTAATTCTGCTACCATCTCTCCGATATCTTCCTTGGAAAAGCATGCTCCAGATAAAGGTGTCATTGATTTATGACCCAGTCCATAAGCTATATGTATCAATCTAGCAAATGTTTCTTGAGCTAATAAGCCAGCTTGTTTTAATGATAAAATCATATATCTTTCCTCATATTTTGGTGAAAATTGTGCATTTTCTTGTTTATAAGTAGTTTACAACTACAGAATGTTTTATCTTATCACTAGTAAATACAAATTTCCAGACTTTATCTCCTGTCCCTTTCATAACCTTTCTTGATTCAGGGCCAATTTCATATATAACTTTGGAACAAAATTCTACTGCTTTTGATGGCCTATTAACCTCTAATTTTTCCATATAATCAGGACAATGTTTTTTGAATTGTCCCCTGAGCTCATCCACTATGCTTCTTAATGAAATCATTAGGTGTGATTCCACTTATTGCAAATTCTTTATGCAACTTACGAAGGAACAGGATCTTGAGATCCTCTATCGGATCTCGAATCTCCTGGACCACCGAATCTATctgttttcttattttttatattattttccaaTCCATCGGGACAGCGAAACGGCGCGACGCTGACCAGGGGTGTGCGGGAGGTGGGGGGATCCATAATCGGGAACATTTCCTTTCGTCCCCCTCGTAGAGGTGATCTCCACCTCTTGTCTTTCACCGTCGTTATTAAGACCTTCGGCCGAGTTCTTTCGTGAGCTCCGGGGCAATTTCTCGCGAGTTCGAAAAAAAACTCGCTGCAGAAAAGAAGTACGATAAGTTACAGTCGATGGTAGCGAAGAAGGCTTCccttaatttaaattaatacgaGAGCCAcgcctttataaatataaatagcgTTCGTTGCGCAAACGAGTCTACAGAAAGAGCGAGAGGTAACaaagaatttaatgaaattacaGGCCACAACTCTTCTTTACATACCCATCGTTAAAATGATCGTTAAATCGATCGTGCCCTTAAATTAAAACCGGCATCGATCATTCGAGAAAAATACTTCTGACGATAAATAATCCTCCCTTCAGCTATTTTTATCCACGATTAGTACATTATGCTACTTGCGAACCATTTTCCAGAgtaaatatatattgtaatatagtatatagtagAATATACAGCATGTAtatagtatttttaatatttctagatCTTAGCTATCGTATTACATCGTATGTCGATACAGTGTTTCTAAACTCTGTTTAATTTACCGCCAAACGCGAAATAAATACGTAAATGGAATAATAAAAAGTTTATCAAACCATTGTTCTTACGAATAAAAATCTCGTGTATTCGAGTTAAAGTTCAATTATCATTCCAGAAAAACATATTTCGAGATCATAGCTAAATAAGAAAAGATACCTGCAGGCAGAACTATCTACAGTACACAAGTATTCGTCATTTCAGGGAGAAGCATTGAGCTTGCAGAAACACGTACTGTTTCTTTCAATGTTCTGAAAAAATACGAGATTACGTCATACGAACTACGCACGTGAAATGTTTAACTTCaaacataattttaaatttcctttctGGTCAAAAATACGAATGTGTGTAAGAACTCGTATAGGAAAAGATGGTCAATATTTTAGCGACCCTAAAAGAAAGTTAGGTCAAGCTGCACAAATGGCCcatattttcttttctctcaaaGGGGCTGCATTTAGTTGTCTCTTCTTAGAATGAAACCGTTGCTCGCTATACTTTTCTTCAAATCTGAGAACCATACGTATGAATATGCACactataaaagaatatttgtaTTCCTGTTATAACATTTTGTCCCTTTTGCGCAGGCAAATATATCGGGACTTTCCTAATTTGTAACTACAGACGTCAAAATTTTTCTCGATACTTATGTTAATATCAACGGATAATGTTAAATCGTAAATCAAAACTGCCCGGGAAAATTATCCTATTtcgtaaaaataattcaatGCAATCTAAACATATCTACTATAAAAATTTCCGTTGCTTAAGAACAAAAGCAtcaactttttctttttcagaGTCTTGTCCTTGGATGTTATTCTGGTGCTAGGGGGGGGTGGCCATTCCCCCCAGCGCCATCTTTTTCCTTCTGTTCCAGGCGTGGCCCCATCGTTTGGTCCTCTGGTATTTCGCTGCAGTGGATGTCGCGGTGTATGGGACTCGCTGTCGCGGAGTGGTCATCCACCCTGGCCCACCCCGGAAGCAACGTCGATCCTTCCTTGTCAGATGCCCCCCCCCCAGGCGTTCTGGCATAGCCGCGATGGTCCCCGCAGCATGTCACACTTGTTGTCGCAGAGCGGTCACCCGCCCCGCCAGCGTCAAGCCTTCCTTCCAGATGCCTCCCAATGGTCCGCGCCTAGTCTTCCTGTGGTTGTGGCTACTATTCGTCTTCTCTAGTCCCCAGAAAAGCGAGTCTTGGCAGCCGCATTCCAATATGCCAACGCCATCACGGAGCGGCACCCATCCCAGACCGCCCCGCAACCTGTGATGCTTAACTTTCGTGATCTCACGGAAACGAGTGTATCCATCACAGCCAACGGGCGTTGACAACCCAatcccaacctaaccccaaccttttttttttacgtggagaaatcctcatggacactCGCTGTTTACAACAACAGACgagtagtgtcggactcttaccgactagAACTCCACGGCGGTCCTCTGGACGGCTGTACGAGGCGCACCCGGGGTCTCTTGCGAATATTACCAGGTGCTTCTCGTCGTCTATCTCCCTGCTGGGCGGGAGGCTTCCTTGTCAGACTCGGGCCGCTAGGGGGAGACCACGCCCCCTAACGCCCCGTTCCCTGGATCGTGTCAGATCCTTTGGCGCGCCCACGGCGGCGGTGCCGCCGCACCGTGGCGCGCGGAGACTCCTTGGTTCTGCGCTCTGCTGGGATGCCGCGTTCTATCCCTTCTTCTTTCCGCTCGCTCCTTCGCAAGCATCACCTGCTCGCAGTAGGTGCGGACGGCGATGTATTCCTGTCGCATAGCCTGAGCATAGCCGCGATGATCGCTTCGGGGGTCAATCTCTCGCCAATTTCGAGTCGTAGGACGCGCCGCGGTACGTCCCACGCCGGACAAATCTCCAACGTGTGCTGCGCCGTGTCTTCCTCCTTCTCGCAGTGGTGACAGGTGGACGTCACGTTTCGCCGGATCTTGAGCAGGTACTCGCCAAACACTCCGTGACCAGTGAGCACCTGCGTCGTTCTAAATGTCAGCGGGACCCCGCCTCGATCCCTCCACTCCACCCAGTTGGGAAGGACGGCGCGAACGGCCCGATGCGGTCGCACGGTGTCCTCTTCCAGCACCTGAGAACGCCACCGCTCCCAGGTCTCCAGCTTCGCTTCTTCCCGGACGTCCACGGCGGACGCCGCCGGCGTCGCACGCCCGTCCGAGACCAGGCCCTCCGGTGTTCGTACACCCGACGCAGTGCGAGGGCCTGTAGCTCGAACGGAGGGGACGCCGCTAGCACGGTCGCCGCTGCGTAGGACACGGTCCTGTATCCTCTCGCTATACGGATGGCGGTCGTCCTATGCAGTCTCCTCACCAAGATCAAGCTGCGACGACTCGCCGACAGATCTTCGGCCCAGACGGGGGCTCCGTAGAGGACTCGCGACCGGACCACTCCCTCGTAGAGTCGGCGAACTCCCAGTCCTGCTCCGCCAATGTTCGGCTGTAGGCCGCATAAGGCGTTGGCTGCGGCTGTCACCCTTGGGACCAGGTGCTCGAAATGTGGCACAAACGTCCATTCGCTGTCGATGATCAGGCCCAGGTACTTCATCCGGCGTCCCACCGGGACTTCCTCTCCGTTGATGATGAGCATCGACAGTTCCGCCGGAGGGGTTCCTCTCCGACGTTGATCGAAGAACCACAAGGCCTCGGATTAGGCCGGCGACACGCTCAAGCCGAGCCTCTGAATGGCGTGTACCGCGCACGCCACGGCGGCCTCGGTCAGGCACACGGTATCGTTCCACCATCGTCCGCCGGCCAGCACCAACGTATCGTCCGCGTAGCATACCATGCCAGCACCCGGCGGCATGGGACATCGGAGGACCGAGTCGTAGGCCGTGATCAACAGGATTGGTCCCAGCACCGAACCCTGCGGCACGCCGCGCTTCACTGGCCTCCTCTCCTCTTCGCCGTTCCTGCTGGCGTAAGTGATCCACCTGTCGTTCAGGTACGCCCGGATGACCCCGACGAGGTACGGCGGCACCTCAAAGTGCTGCAACGCTTCCACTATCCTGATCCAGGGTATGGCGTTGAACGCGTTACAGAAATGTAATGATAaacaaactccgggcaaaacaatgtcgccgctacaaaACCATAAATCGGAATAACACGTTTGAAAGTGGAAATTCGCGTTAGATATGAACAAATCACATGGAATTTAAAATATCACTGATCATAATATCTCGTTCGTCTTCGAACACGACTGGCTGCCAATTTGTTCTCTCCGCTGCAAGGGCTTAACTGGCGTATAAATATTCCATGAGGTGAATCGGTTGTAGCACGAACAGGTTAAAATTAGCCTGTACATACGAAGGACGGAACTGAACAAATTACATCTCGCCTGGCACTGAGCGAGATATTCCGGGTCGAATGTAAATTTTCAGCTGTGCTGTGGAACCGCGTGTCGCGAGAGTCAAGGCAGAAAAAGACGCACCGAGATCTTAGGCGAAGGAGGAAATACAGAGAATAGAAAGAGTGTGGAGGATAGGTTGTGTGAAGTATTGGTTACTAACGAAAGCAGATATTACTTGTAGCCGTTACTGAAAAACAAACACTTGCGACAACGCGTAGAACGCAAGTTAGACCCCATAAGCTATGCGCATTTACCTCCTTTCGAGTATGTTTATGTGGGTAATCTTAATCGGTGGAAGAAGGATGCCGGTTCAACTAGAGAGCACGAAAGCACGTTGAGTGCGAGACAAAGCAGGGACAGTGTCAGGTAATAAATGACGAGGTGTCAAAAAAGGCGAATGCTTTATTAATGCGACAATATTATAATTCACTTGTAAGATACAGACTGACTTACTGACTAAAGGACTGGAGTTTTTATCTCttcggacagagagttacattagagagacagacaaggttgtagaatagttatttaagattgtaaagactgaagatttaagatttaaagactgaagaagaaagatcggtagctcaggacgttgaaaatcgattctctattttcaggtaaacattgcatcaaagacttataatttcccgtttagataatcatcgttattgattgttatagacgcatattaattgttgttcatttttgtattttatcaaatcatttcataataaaatctcgattttcagacttcagaatcgatccctgaattatcccattattgaacattatatatatgtctAGTGTAATAGATAGTgtaatagatcggcgcaaaacatgcagaatatatcttcaatgtttttaaaaaattaatttcacagGAGAAGTTGATAAAGCGTAGCTAACAGTACTCGCTCGTGACGCGTCACTGTATCGTCACTATCAAACTCACTCCCGTTTGGTACTATAGCACAGTATTCAGAGAGCACACCTTACCTATAATATCGAACAATGACTACCTCGTGTATGAACGCTGCGCGACGGCTTTTCTCGTCCACTATTTATCATTTTAACGGCGGTAGAAGGGCTGGGTACAGAGCGACCAGCGATATACTAACGCTAGAAATGAAGCTGAAAAAACGAGAATAGTTTTTCGTGCGCCACCATATAGAAACAGTACTGTAACTAGaaacaattatacatataatacgtATTTTGAACGGTGTTATGTATCGTGGTATGTCTAACAATAAATATTGTCTGAATTAAATTCCAGGTGGAAGATGTTCCATGAAATAAATCGAGAATCGCTCAGGATATTGTAAACGTGAAAGTGTCATAAAATATTCGCACATAGCATTTACTATCAGGAGAATTGATCGAGGATAGATAAtgtgaaataacgagagcgagaGATTGCAGTCGCAACCTGTCAAATATATTTCGAAtaagttaaataattaaataaataaataaagtacaaACTGTCGTAAGACGCTCGGTTACTGTGTAGAAGTTGTTGTGTGTGAAGAGAACGAAGGTCGTGAGGATTAATGACGAGACCCTTGTTGTTGTAATCGTCCAATGTATTTGGGACCAATAAGTTAAATATAAACGTAGACGTTAGTCGTTAATACGAAGTATAAATCGCAATATAAAATCATGGGATAAATACTCGCAAACGCTTATCACGTACTTGATATACGCTCGTTAGATATTCAAAGTCAGTACTGATGTCGCTAAATACTTGCTATAAACTCGGTACGTACTCGGTAAGAAGTCTCGCTCGTGATCGTGTCGGTTTATTTATACTAGTCGGGGGGAGCGAGAGAATTCGTATTTGCCTTCTTACAACGGTTGCTGGTAGCGGTGACGTTGTTTTTTACATTACTTGTAGCCTAGCGGTCTTGATACttcgaaacaacaactacgtaaTTAGCTTTGTCTTATGACTCATGTACCGCTACAACTGCATTTGCAACGATAGTATATGTTTGCTCGCGGAATACCCGACTCGTAGATAATGATCACTAATATGTGTCACTCGGTATATTCTTATGCTtgcgatcgcgtccgtttattcATACTGGTCGGGGTGGAAGTCGGAAAATTTGAATTCGTCTTCATTCGACGGTTGaatgtagcggcgacattgtgtTGTAACTAATTTAGATTACAATTACTTGTAACCTAACGATcatgatactccgaggcaaaacaattctcctctgactcatgtgccgctacaactgTATTTACTAAAGTAGTATCGTAATTTTAAACCGCCATCAATCATAAAATATCAGAAACAACTGACAACGCATAATTTTGTTTCATACTCGTGCACCAATGAGTCGCACAAATCAAAATTATACCTCTTTTAACAGCAAACTGGGTAAATTAAGTGTTACTTCTGGGACGTTATTCTTCAAAAAATAGGCGTACAAAAGTTCGGCGGCCCAACTCTATTCGTTTATTCGaccattcgcggagagacgcgaacgCGAGAaagcacgtcaacgggagtcgtaaattcccgttacaattagataatcgacgccacgaactgatcgatCCACTTATTTCTGTTTCTCGATGTGTCATAGGCGACCGTCGTCCCCTATTGTCCCGTGATTCACTATGACACGCCTGTAAAATTGAGTTCTCCATCGCGTTTCAGCCGACTTCGGTACTTGCTACGAAATTGTGAAAAACACCGGGTCGATTCGTTGATCGTACGGGCAATGCGGCTGATCCGGGTCAGTCTGTCGGATACTCGTGTTCCTACCGATCgttttaacgcgttaaatacTGTCCATGGTCAGCCACTTTGACAAGTGCCGCTATTTATTAAGCCCGTGAACGATCGTTTTACCTCCCGACTATTATCCACAATAAGCGTAGATTCGCGTGTATTGACAAATCGTCGCGATTTCTCTGTAATACAGAATCTCAGCTCCAACTAACCACGTTAGATCACGAGCGATCATGTCGAGGTTAATCGCGTCGTTTCGTGACCGTACTTATCATTCACACGAAAAATCTACAACACACAATCGACTCACGAGAGCTTCGTATTATGCTAAACAATTCTTCAACCTTCTTATAAGATCGAAGAAACGCGGACACTTTGTGCTATCTGGACATCGTCGATGTCACGAATCTTCGTCTGATCGCTGTATCTATATACAAACGCGAGAACAGATTGCCGAGATAGAAGCGATAGGAAACTAATCTTCCTTTTTTAAATACGTCTGCTCTGTCTCGTTTCACTGCGAAAGGAACGACAATGGCGTACGATGAAATGGACACAATCAATGGATCGTCAGTTCTTCCAAGCCTTCCTCCGTCTTTTCCATTTTCCTCCCTCTTTATTTATACCCAGGAGGAAGGAAGTTCGTTTGTCGCGGCGGCGTGGAGGAGAGGTCAAAGCTCCAGAGTCAGTCGATCATCCGTCGTAGAGCGAAAGGACGGCAGTTAGACAGTAATTGATAAGCTTTCTGTATTAAGGTTCTCCGAAATCGAGCGTTCGATCAGAGACTTCTTTCACCTTCTCTTAAATACACCCACTGGCTCtcttattctctctctctctctttttcccctTCTCTCGCactctttcgttcgttatatAGCGGTTTTTTTCATTTTGCTGGTTAGTTTAGGTAGATAGATTCAATCGGTTACTTAGGCGCTGATTAGGCGTTGATTAGTTACGACTCGCAGCAGCGGACCTTCCTCCGCTTCCTTCTAGCCTATTTGTTGCGTGTTCGGAAAACTATCCGATAAAAATAGGCGTTGGATGGCTTCGAGTTAACGATCAACCCGCTACTCTTCTCTCCATCGTCGTTACTCGGATTATATTATACTTTCTTTCAGCCTCTTCTGTCCTAATCGTCGTCGTTTCGATGGAAATAAGAAAGAGCATAATTGTTCTACAATAGGGTCGCGACGTCCGGATGGAAATTGAACGTGCAAGTTCGCGAGTGTCTCTTCCTCTGGTCCGtcgaataattttttctttctcgtccctGCCTATTTTGCCTGCCACCctcctcttttcctctttcctcGTCTTCCTCTCTTCCTTCTTGTGATTCTGGGCAGTTCGAGGAGCTCAGTAAAGGAAGATGCTGGTGACGAACTTGGTGGTGTGGGGCGGAAGATCAGGGACCTCCGTGGGGGCCCTCTCATACCCCTATGCGCTCAGGCCAAGCCGGTGGATCTTTGCCGAGAGAAAGTTGTGGAGGACGAACACGATCTGCTTGGGACAGCTCTCGAGATCCAGCTCAATCTCGCCATCCGCGCCGCTAAAGTCTAGCCACAGTAGACGCGCCCCGTCGTCCACGAACATTTTCAGTTTATCAAAGGATTTTCTGCAGAGGCACCAAACTGAACGTATTACGTGAACGTATATTCACGTAACGAGTGAGGGGCCTGGTTTAGGTAAAGATTCGTCCGACGTAACACAGTATTtatgttatataaatttatatgtatGGGACGCGGAAAAAGATTAAACGAGTCTGAAGAAAA contains:
- the LOC126926495 gene encoding uncharacterized protein LOC126926495, whose protein sequence is MKYLGLIIDSEWTFVPHFEHLVPRVTAAANALCGLQPNIGGAGLGVRRLYEGVVRSRVLYGAPVWAEDLSASRRSLILVLEEDTVRPHRAVRAVLPNWVEWRDRGGVPLTFRTTQVLTGHGVFGEYLLKIRRNVTSTCHHCEKEEDTAQHTLEICPAWDVPRRVLRLEIGERLTPEAIIAAMLRLCDRNTSPSAPTASR